A section of the Spirosoma pollinicola genome encodes:
- the menD gene encoding 2-succinyl-5-enolpyruvyl-6-hydroxy-3-cyclohexene-1-carboxylic-acid synthase has protein sequence MPVLQPIVTIAELLYKKGISDVVVSPGSRSAPLTLAVARHPHLRTRVMADERSACFVALGMALQSGRTVAVICTSGSAVYNQAPAVAEAFFGQTPLLLLTADRPHEWLHQQDGQTINQVGIFGTHVKRSYDLPADYSHPDAHWFIERTLNEAITLSQLSPAGPVHINVPVREPFYPAADESFMYGPVRIIDVCAAQPTLAPETWHGLLQEWERSERTLIAVGQIPRDPALLAILRKLSEEIGIPIVGEIVGNIPQNDLFITRTDTFLAGIDERTAHSLRPDLLLTIGNSFLTRNLKTFLRQYPAHRHWHIQPAIDRINDSFQSLTTLIPAEPLAFLEKLFADVDYQRFLQGDDDDDTHEYLNLWRTVDRKAARLVEKMLLSEPETLTDWSAVQVVLEHLPENSLLHLANSMPVRYANLCGVSERQQISVSANRGVSGIDGCLSTAVGAALMTDQLVTVLIGDVAFFYDRNALWSAPIPPNLRIILLNNDSGHIFRIIDGPSRQPELETYFETPHGYTARNTAQDAKLTYTVCDSLDVLRSLLPDFFHPGNTAKLLELTTDKLANQNQFMAYKAQIASLHNTTA, from the coding sequence ATGCCTGTTTTACAGCCTATCGTTACCATTGCCGAGCTTTTATATAAAAAAGGGATCTCCGATGTCGTTGTCTCGCCGGGTTCCCGCTCAGCTCCGCTTACGCTGGCGGTAGCCCGACACCCACACTTACGCACTCGCGTAATGGCCGACGAGCGATCGGCCTGTTTTGTGGCCCTGGGTATGGCTCTGCAAAGTGGCAGGACCGTTGCGGTTATCTGTACATCGGGCAGTGCAGTCTATAACCAGGCACCAGCCGTTGCCGAAGCGTTTTTTGGTCAGACACCCCTCCTGCTGCTTACCGCCGACCGCCCTCATGAGTGGTTGCACCAACAGGATGGTCAGACAATTAACCAGGTGGGCATTTTCGGCACGCACGTAAAACGAAGCTACGACCTCCCCGCCGACTATTCCCATCCAGACGCCCACTGGTTCATTGAACGAACACTTAATGAAGCCATCACCCTGAGCCAGTTGTCTCCGGCCGGTCCGGTTCATATTAACGTACCTGTTCGCGAACCATTCTATCCCGCTGCCGATGAATCATTCATGTATGGACCCGTGCGGATTATTGATGTCTGTGCAGCCCAACCCACACTAGCCCCGGAAACCTGGCACGGTTTACTACAGGAATGGGAACGAAGTGAACGGACATTGATTGCCGTCGGGCAAATTCCCAGAGACCCGGCCTTACTGGCTATTCTACGAAAATTGAGTGAAGAAATAGGGATTCCGATTGTGGGGGAGATTGTCGGCAACATTCCGCAAAACGATTTATTCATTACCCGTACCGATACGTTTCTAGCCGGGATAGACGAACGAACGGCTCATTCACTCCGGCCGGACTTACTCCTGACAATAGGCAACTCGTTTCTGACCCGAAACCTAAAGACCTTCCTTCGACAGTATCCGGCACATCGGCATTGGCATATCCAGCCGGCTATTGATCGAATCAATGATTCGTTTCAGAGCTTAACAACCCTAATTCCGGCTGAACCGCTGGCTTTTCTAGAAAAACTCTTTGCCGATGTCGACTATCAGCGTTTCCTTCAGGGCGATGATGACGATGATACCCACGAATACCTGAACCTTTGGCGAACCGTTGACCGAAAAGCCGCCCGGCTCGTTGAAAAAATGCTTCTCTCCGAACCGGAAACCCTGACCGACTGGTCGGCGGTGCAAGTCGTTCTGGAACATCTGCCCGAAAACTCCCTGCTCCATCTGGCTAATAGTATGCCCGTACGCTATGCAAACCTCTGCGGTGTGTCGGAACGGCAACAGATTAGTGTGTCGGCCAATAGAGGGGTAAGCGGGATTGACGGTTGTTTAAGCACTGCGGTTGGAGCTGCGCTCATGACCGACCAGCTCGTTACAGTGCTTATTGGCGATGTCGCTTTCTTTTATGACCGAAATGCACTCTGGTCGGCACCCATCCCGCCCAACCTGCGCATTATTTTATTGAATAACGACAGCGGACATATTTTCAGAATCATCGACGGGCCCAGCCGCCAACCTGAACTGGAAACCTATTTTGAAACCCCACACGGATACACCGCCCGCAACACGGCCCAGGATGCCAAACTGACCTACACCGTTTGTGACTCACTCGACGTCCTGCGCTCCCTCCTCCCCGATTTTTTCCATCCGGGCAACACCGCGAAACTACTGGAGTTGACAACCGATAAACTGGCCAATCAAAACCAATTCATGGCGTATAAAGCCCAAATAGCCAGCTTGCATAACACCACAGCTTAA